The stretch of DNA GAAATCAAAAAAGTATTAGATTTTAAAAACATAATTTCCTATAAAAGAAATGCATAATGTAAGTAATTGCTAGATTTATTTAATTTATGTTTTGTTAATTAAATTTAATTTCTTGAATTTTGATTATTTTTGATACGTTTGTTTCTAAATTGTTATAATAAGTAAGGGATATTAAATCCCATTACTTGTTTTGTTTTAATCTTCAACATTTTCGGGTTGGTATTCTGGTACTAATTTTTTGATAATTGTAATGGTCTCTTTTCTTGTTATTTTTTGAAAATCTTCAAGGGTATTTATGATGTCATCATTTGAAAACTTTCTCTCTTCAGTTTCTTTTGCAATCACAATTTTAGGATGATAAGTTGGTAAAGTTTCGGAGCATTCTGTTAAGACTTCTTCATATAATTTTTCTCCTGGACGTAGTCCTGTAAATTTTATTTCGATGTCTTTTCCGGGTAATTTTCCAGCTAAACGAATCATTTTTTCAGCTAGATCTACAATTTTAATGGATTTACCCATGTCAAATACGTAAATGTTTCCTCCGCTTCCCATCGCTCCAGCTTCAATCACTAATTTGCAGGCTTCAGGTATGGTCATAAAAAAGCGATTTACTTCAGGATGGGTTACTGTTATAGGCCCTCCATTTGCAATCTGTTCTTTAAATAGATGTACAACTGATCCATTTGAGCCTAATACATTTCCAAAGCGTGTAATCATTATTTCCATACTTTTTCCATTTTGACTATGAAATAAATTTTGAGCCAACATTTCTGCAATACGTTTACTTGAACCCATAATGTTTGTTGGATTTACTGCTTTATCAGTCGAAACGAATATAAATTTTTTTGCTCCATGAATTTTGGCTAATTCTAAGCAGTTTAGGGTTCCATATACGTTAACTTTGATGGCTTGTTTATAGTTTTTTTCAAGAACAGGCACGTGTTTGTATGCGGCAGCATGGAAAACAATATCAGGTTTGTGTGTGTCAAACACATGTCCGATTTCTTTCTTATTGGTCACATCTACCAATTCAAAGCAAGAATTACAATTGGACAGATGTTTGTCAAAATGCAATTGTATATCGTGTAGCGGAGTTTCTCCTTGGTCTAAAATTATTATTTTTTTGGGTTGAAATGCTGCTAATTGTTTAGCCAGTTCAGATCCAATCGAACCCGCTCCGCCAGTTACCAAAATCGTTTTATTTTTGAATTGTTCAATTACTTTTGGATTGTCAATATCTATTTTTTTTCTGAATAACAATTCCTCTAAGTTGTATTCTTTTAGATTTGTAGTTTGTGATGCATTGGTTTTTTGTAATAACTCAGGTTTGTATACTTTAATGTTATTTTGAATGCAATCTTCTAGTAGTTTTTTTTCTTCGTTTTCTTCAAGGTACTCTTTTGGTAATATAAGGTTTTTAATTTTTTTGAATCTTAAAAGAGTCACAATATTAGGTGATATTGCTTGT from Flavobacterium haoranii encodes:
- a CDS encoding polysaccharide biosynthesis protein, translated to MKKKILNYLHFLKSINILPSWLILIFDFIIITFTATLSYFVYNNLGVNLVTDISPLGRFSILFSVYLFSFFVFKTYKGILRYSSLRDIIKIFKAVLLSTVIIVTINEISRNLYGKNIFIYSILINGTFIGFFALIGFRLIVKTFFHYLHLEEFPESEKENIAIVGVNSQNIALIEPLNSISSKYNLICFFDQNNSLHGKKVSGIPIQAISPNIVTLLRFKKIKNLILPKEYLEENEEKKLLEDCIQNNIKVYKPELLQKTNASQTTNLKEYNLEELLFRKKIDIDNPKVIEQFKNKTILVTGGAGSIGSELAKQLAAFQPKKIIILDQGETPLHDIQLHFDKHLSNCNSCFELVDVTNKKEIGHVFDTHKPDIVFHAAAYKHVPVLEKNYKQAIKVNVYGTLNCLELAKIHGAKKFIFVSTDKAVNPTNIMGSSKRIAEMLAQNLFHSQNGKSMEIMITRFGNVLGSNGSVVHLFKEQIANGGPITVTHPEVNRFFMTIPEACKLVIEAGAMGSGGNIYVFDMGKSIKIVDLAEKMIRLAGKLPGKDIEIKFTGLRPGEKLYEEVLTECSETLPTYHPKIVIAKETEERKFSNDDIINTLEDFQKITRKETITIIKKLVPEYQPENVED